The Gadus macrocephalus chromosome 13, ASM3116895v1 genome includes a window with the following:
- the stx16 gene encoding syntaxin-16 isoform X1, translating to MATRRLTDAFLLMRNNAIQNRQILAEQVSTYDPRRTLSTRSNAAELDELADDRMALVSGISLDPEAAIGVTKKLPPKWVDGVDEIQYEITRVRQKMKDLALLHDKHMNRPTLDDSTEEEHAIEITTQEITQMFHRCQRAVRGMQARCGHCTEQEERLLRNVVSSLAQSLQELSTGFRHTQSSYLKRMKNREERSKHFFDSGPLLEEDTELALFDRGFTDDQLVLVEENSVMVEEREREIRQVVQSISDLNEIFRDLAGMVVEQGTVLDRIDFNVEQACVKTEDGLKQLQKAEQYQKKNRKMLVILVLFVIVIVLILILFGTKF from the exons ATGGCCACTCGGCGTCTGACCGATGCCTTCTTGTTAATGCGGAACAATGCAATCCAAAACCGGCAGATATTGGCTGAGCAAGTGAGTACATACGATCCCCGTCGTACTCTAAGTACACGTAGCAATGCTGCG GAGCTGGACGAG TTGGCTGACGACCGCATGGCGCTGGTGTCTGGAATCAGTCTGGATCCCGAAGCTGCCATTGGAGTCACCAAAAAGCTGCCCCCCAAATGGGTAGATGGAGTAGACGAA ATCCAATATGAAATCACACGGGTTCGGCAGAAGATGAAGGACCTTGCACTCCTCCACGACAAACACATGAACCGCCCCACGCTGGACGACAGCACGGAGGAGGAGCACGCCATCGAAATCACCACCCAGGAGATCACCCAG ATGTTCCACCGGTGTCAGAGGGCTGTGAGGGGGATGCAGGCCCGCTGTGGCCACTGcacggagcaggaggagaggctgCTGAGGAACGTGGTCTCCTCCCTGGCCCAGAGCCTGCAGGAGCTGTCCACCggcttcagacacacacagtccagcTACCTGAAAC GTATGAAGAACCGAGAAGAGAGGTCGAAGCACTTTTTCGACTCTGGTCCTCTATTGGAGGAGGATACAGAGTTGGCTCTCTTTGACAGG GGTTTCACAGACGATCAGCTGGTGCTGGTGGAAGAGAACTCTGTTATGGTGGAGGAGCGCGAGAGGGAGATCCGACAGGTCGTCCAGTCCATCTCAGACCTCAATGAGATCTTTAGAGATTTGGCCGGAATGGTGGTGGAACAG GGAACGGTGCTGGACAGAATTGACTTCAACGTGGAGCAGGCGTGTGTAAAAACAGAAGACGGATTAAAACAGTTACAAAAG GCTGAACAATATCAGAAAAAGAACAGGAAGATGCTGGTCATTTTGGTCCTcttcgtcatcgtcatcgtTCTAATACTTATTCTTTTCGGAACCAAGTTTTAA
- the stx16 gene encoding syntaxin-16 isoform X3: MATRRLTDAFLLMRNNAIQNRQILAEQELDELADDRMALVSGISLDPEAAIGVTKKLPPKWVDGVDEIQYEITRVRQKMKDLALLHDKHMNRPTLDDSTEEEHAIEITTQEITQMFHRCQRAVRGMQARCGHCTEQEERLLRNVVSSLAQSLQELSTGFRHTQSSYLKRMKNREERSKHFFDSGPLLEEDTELALFDRGFTDDQLVLVEENSVMVEEREREIRQVVQSISDLNEIFRDLAGMVVEQGTVLDRIDFNVEQACVKTEDGLKQLQKAEQYQKKNRKMLVILVLFVIVIVLILILFGTKF, from the exons ATGGCCACTCGGCGTCTGACCGATGCCTTCTTGTTAATGCGGAACAATGCAATCCAAAACCGGCAGATATTGGCTGAGCAA GAGCTGGACGAG TTGGCTGACGACCGCATGGCGCTGGTGTCTGGAATCAGTCTGGATCCCGAAGCTGCCATTGGAGTCACCAAAAAGCTGCCCCCCAAATGGGTAGATGGAGTAGACGAA ATCCAATATGAAATCACACGGGTTCGGCAGAAGATGAAGGACCTTGCACTCCTCCACGACAAACACATGAACCGCCCCACGCTGGACGACAGCACGGAGGAGGAGCACGCCATCGAAATCACCACCCAGGAGATCACCCAG ATGTTCCACCGGTGTCAGAGGGCTGTGAGGGGGATGCAGGCCCGCTGTGGCCACTGcacggagcaggaggagaggctgCTGAGGAACGTGGTCTCCTCCCTGGCCCAGAGCCTGCAGGAGCTGTCCACCggcttcagacacacacagtccagcTACCTGAAAC GTATGAAGAACCGAGAAGAGAGGTCGAAGCACTTTTTCGACTCTGGTCCTCTATTGGAGGAGGATACAGAGTTGGCTCTCTTTGACAGG GGTTTCACAGACGATCAGCTGGTGCTGGTGGAAGAGAACTCTGTTATGGTGGAGGAGCGCGAGAGGGAGATCCGACAGGTCGTCCAGTCCATCTCAGACCTCAATGAGATCTTTAGAGATTTGGCCGGAATGGTGGTGGAACAG GGAACGGTGCTGGACAGAATTGACTTCAACGTGGAGCAGGCGTGTGTAAAAACAGAAGACGGATTAAAACAGTTACAAAAG GCTGAACAATATCAGAAAAAGAACAGGAAGATGCTGGTCATTTTGGTCCTcttcgtcatcgtcatcgtTCTAATACTTATTCTTTTCGGAACCAAGTTTTAA
- the stx16 gene encoding syntaxin-16 isoform X2, protein MATRRLTDAFLLMRNNAIQNRQILAEQVSTYDPRRTLSTRSNAALADDRMALVSGISLDPEAAIGVTKKLPPKWVDGVDEIQYEITRVRQKMKDLALLHDKHMNRPTLDDSTEEEHAIEITTQEITQMFHRCQRAVRGMQARCGHCTEQEERLLRNVVSSLAQSLQELSTGFRHTQSSYLKRMKNREERSKHFFDSGPLLEEDTELALFDRGFTDDQLVLVEENSVMVEEREREIRQVVQSISDLNEIFRDLAGMVVEQGTVLDRIDFNVEQACVKTEDGLKQLQKAEQYQKKNRKMLVILVLFVIVIVLILILFGTKF, encoded by the exons ATGGCCACTCGGCGTCTGACCGATGCCTTCTTGTTAATGCGGAACAATGCAATCCAAAACCGGCAGATATTGGCTGAGCAAGTGAGTACATACGATCCCCGTCGTACTCTAAGTACACGTAGCAATGCTGCG TTGGCTGACGACCGCATGGCGCTGGTGTCTGGAATCAGTCTGGATCCCGAAGCTGCCATTGGAGTCACCAAAAAGCTGCCCCCCAAATGGGTAGATGGAGTAGACGAA ATCCAATATGAAATCACACGGGTTCGGCAGAAGATGAAGGACCTTGCACTCCTCCACGACAAACACATGAACCGCCCCACGCTGGACGACAGCACGGAGGAGGAGCACGCCATCGAAATCACCACCCAGGAGATCACCCAG ATGTTCCACCGGTGTCAGAGGGCTGTGAGGGGGATGCAGGCCCGCTGTGGCCACTGcacggagcaggaggagaggctgCTGAGGAACGTGGTCTCCTCCCTGGCCCAGAGCCTGCAGGAGCTGTCCACCggcttcagacacacacagtccagcTACCTGAAAC GTATGAAGAACCGAGAAGAGAGGTCGAAGCACTTTTTCGACTCTGGTCCTCTATTGGAGGAGGATACAGAGTTGGCTCTCTTTGACAGG GGTTTCACAGACGATCAGCTGGTGCTGGTGGAAGAGAACTCTGTTATGGTGGAGGAGCGCGAGAGGGAGATCCGACAGGTCGTCCAGTCCATCTCAGACCTCAATGAGATCTTTAGAGATTTGGCCGGAATGGTGGTGGAACAG GGAACGGTGCTGGACAGAATTGACTTCAACGTGGAGCAGGCGTGTGTAAAAACAGAAGACGGATTAAAACAGTTACAAAAG GCTGAACAATATCAGAAAAAGAACAGGAAGATGCTGGTCATTTTGGTCCTcttcgtcatcgtcatcgtTCTAATACTTATTCTTTTCGGAACCAAGTTTTAA
- the stx16 gene encoding syntaxin-16 isoform X4, with protein sequence MATRRLTDAFLLMRNNAIQNRQILAEQLADDRMALVSGISLDPEAAIGVTKKLPPKWVDGVDEIQYEITRVRQKMKDLALLHDKHMNRPTLDDSTEEEHAIEITTQEITQMFHRCQRAVRGMQARCGHCTEQEERLLRNVVSSLAQSLQELSTGFRHTQSSYLKRMKNREERSKHFFDSGPLLEEDTELALFDRGFTDDQLVLVEENSVMVEEREREIRQVVQSISDLNEIFRDLAGMVVEQGTVLDRIDFNVEQACVKTEDGLKQLQKAEQYQKKNRKMLVILVLFVIVIVLILILFGTKF encoded by the exons ATGGCCACTCGGCGTCTGACCGATGCCTTCTTGTTAATGCGGAACAATGCAATCCAAAACCGGCAGATATTGGCTGAGCAA TTGGCTGACGACCGCATGGCGCTGGTGTCTGGAATCAGTCTGGATCCCGAAGCTGCCATTGGAGTCACCAAAAAGCTGCCCCCCAAATGGGTAGATGGAGTAGACGAA ATCCAATATGAAATCACACGGGTTCGGCAGAAGATGAAGGACCTTGCACTCCTCCACGACAAACACATGAACCGCCCCACGCTGGACGACAGCACGGAGGAGGAGCACGCCATCGAAATCACCACCCAGGAGATCACCCAG ATGTTCCACCGGTGTCAGAGGGCTGTGAGGGGGATGCAGGCCCGCTGTGGCCACTGcacggagcaggaggagaggctgCTGAGGAACGTGGTCTCCTCCCTGGCCCAGAGCCTGCAGGAGCTGTCCACCggcttcagacacacacagtccagcTACCTGAAAC GTATGAAGAACCGAGAAGAGAGGTCGAAGCACTTTTTCGACTCTGGTCCTCTATTGGAGGAGGATACAGAGTTGGCTCTCTTTGACAGG GGTTTCACAGACGATCAGCTGGTGCTGGTGGAAGAGAACTCTGTTATGGTGGAGGAGCGCGAGAGGGAGATCCGACAGGTCGTCCAGTCCATCTCAGACCTCAATGAGATCTTTAGAGATTTGGCCGGAATGGTGGTGGAACAG GGAACGGTGCTGGACAGAATTGACTTCAACGTGGAGCAGGCGTGTGTAAAAACAGAAGACGGATTAAAACAGTTACAAAAG GCTGAACAATATCAGAAAAAGAACAGGAAGATGCTGGTCATTTTGGTCCTcttcgtcatcgtcatcgtTCTAATACTTATTCTTTTCGGAACCAAGTTTTAA